In one Deinococcus psychrotolerans genomic region, the following are encoded:
- a CDS encoding transposase domain-containing protein gives MNLGTAFLTTARNQPLDHLATFATSLNATLVTQALEATGNASVRRRKLPAERAVG, from the coding sequence ATGAATCTTGGCACCGCATTCCTGACCACGGCCCGCAATCAGCCACTCGATCATCTCGCCACCTTCGCGACGAGCCTCAATGCTACGTTGGTGACGCAAGCCCTTGAGGCTACGGGGAACGCTTCAGTTCGTCGCCGAAAGCTCCCCGCAGAACGGGCCGTAGGCTGA
- a CDS encoding IS4 family transposase, protein MITPGRRRSVRRAWYRHATTGNRPLKHLFDAVFTRHGREQLDANRAVLGIDGTTLRVPDSDENRAHFTLPSSGAHRESAYPQARVVGLMALGSHFLLDLKVSAYTESEESLSSGFDEHLPDHCVLIVDRGLLDYRRFYRHQQRGEERHWLVRAKSNPVWTVLEILGSNEVIAEVPFRRPARRSDPTLPRSMRIRVICYQFPGFKPQWLLTSMLDAERYPAAEIIELYHQRWELETGFDELHMHTLERLEALRSQTPDRIRQELFALAVVYNLVRLDMARVADHLEVSPLRISYRTSLLLIRTLWLSAWVVSVGRLPQYLEQLTSDIALLVLPARRPRSYPRVVKIKMTRYPREVRASAPLPS, encoded by the coding sequence CTGATCACACCGGGAAGACGACGATCAGTTCGGCGGGCCTGGTACAGGCACGCGACGACTGGAAATCGCCCCCTCAAACACCTGTTCGATGCTGTTTTCACTCGTCATGGTCGCGAGCAGCTTGACGCCAACCGGGCGGTACTCGGCATTGATGGCACGACTCTCCGGGTACCGGACAGTGACGAGAATCGCGCGCATTTCACTCTGCCTTCGAGTGGTGCACACCGCGAGAGTGCATATCCGCAAGCGAGGGTCGTTGGTCTGATGGCGCTCGGGTCGCATTTCCTGCTGGATCTGAAGGTCAGCGCGTACACGGAGAGCGAGGAATCGCTCTCCAGCGGCTTCGATGAACACCTGCCCGACCACTGTGTGCTGATAGTCGACCGGGGGCTCTTGGACTACAGGCGGTTTTACCGCCATCAGCAGCGGGGCGAAGAGCGGCACTGGCTCGTACGAGCTAAAAGCAACCCGGTGTGGACGGTGTTGGAAATCCTGGGATCGAATGAGGTTATCGCTGAAGTTCCCTTTCGCAGACCTGCGCGCAGGTCTGACCCTACCTTGCCCCGCAGCATGCGGATCCGCGTCATCTGCTACCAGTTTCCGGGCTTCAAGCCACAGTGGCTGCTGACGTCGATGTTGGACGCCGAGCGCTACCCAGCGGCTGAAATCATTGAGCTCTACCACCAGCGCTGGGAACTCGAAACTGGATTTGACGAGCTCCATATGCATACTCTGGAGCGATTGGAGGCGTTGCGCTCCCAGACACCAGACCGCATTCGGCAGGAACTGTTCGCGCTGGCCGTGGTGTACAACCTGGTGCGTCTGGACATGGCCCGGGTGGCCGATCACCTGGAGGTCAGTCCTTTACGAATTTCGTACCGGACCAGTCTGCTGCTGATCCGGACGTTGTGGCTCAGCGCGTGGGTGGTGAGCGTAGGTCGTTTACCACAGTATCTGGAACAACTGACCAGTGACATCGCGTTGCTCGTACTTCCAGCAAGACGACCTCGCTCGTACCCTCGAGTCGTCAAAATCAAGATGACCCGCTATCCAAGGGAAGTACGTGCCAGTGCCCCTCTCCCTTCTTAA
- a CDS encoding Gfo/Idh/MocA family protein: MSGPATQPVTLLILGAGSRGRIYAEYTLGHSEEGIVVAVAEPDARRRADFAKLHNLPPERVFTDWREALKQPKLADVAVITTQDADHVAPVEAAAALGYHLLLEKPMAPDEEGCRRIIAAAEQHGVMLGVCHVLRYTAYTQALKAVLNAGTIGEIVSVEHLEPVGYWHQAHSFVRGHWRNTEQSSPMLLSKACHDLDWLRYVVGLPCQRVSSFGSLKHFRREEQPAGAADRCVDCPPEIENACPYSAKRYYLGQLEAGNTEWPLNVITSDITYEGVTAALRDGPYGRCVYACDNDVVDHQVVNFEFKGGVTASFTMTAFTRARGRETRIFGTKGELYGDSQKIEIYDFLTGETSVLDTDIASDGSILSGHGGGDDGLMAAFLTAIRRNDPGLILSGPQETLESHLMVFAAERARAGGMVVDMDPTVLSVAERRE, translated from the coding sequence ATGAGTGGGCCAGCCACACAACCGGTCACGCTGCTGATTCTGGGTGCAGGCAGCCGGGGCCGGATCTACGCCGAATACACACTCGGCCATTCAGAGGAAGGGATAGTGGTGGCAGTGGCTGAGCCAGATGCTAGACGCCGTGCTGACTTCGCTAAGCTGCATAATCTACCGCCCGAACGGGTTTTTACCGACTGGCGCGAGGCGCTGAAGCAGCCGAAACTCGCTGACGTGGCCGTGATCACCACCCAGGACGCCGATCATGTCGCCCCGGTGGAAGCCGCCGCCGCCCTCGGCTATCACCTGCTGCTGGAAAAACCGATGGCCCCCGACGAGGAGGGCTGCCGCCGCATCATTGCTGCTGCCGAGCAACACGGCGTCATGCTAGGGGTCTGCCACGTCCTGCGCTACACCGCCTACACCCAGGCACTGAAGGCGGTGCTCAACGCCGGAACCATCGGTGAGATCGTCAGCGTGGAGCATCTGGAACCCGTCGGCTACTGGCACCAGGCGCACTCATTCGTGCGTGGCCACTGGCGAAATACCGAGCAGAGCAGTCCGATGCTGCTGTCCAAGGCGTGTCACGATCTGGACTGGCTGCGCTACGTGGTGGGCTTGCCCTGTCAGCGCGTGTCGTCCTTCGGCAGCCTCAAGCACTTTCGCCGCGAGGAACAACCAGCGGGCGCGGCGGACCGTTGTGTGGACTGCCCGCCGGAGATCGAAAACGCCTGCCCTTACTCGGCCAAGCGCTACTACCTGGGCCAACTGGAGGCCGGAAACACTGAATGGCCGCTCAATGTCATCACCTCTGACATCACCTATGAAGGCGTGACAGCAGCCCTGCGGGACGGCCCCTATGGGCGGTGTGTCTACGCCTGCGACAACGACGTGGTCGATCATCAGGTGGTCAACTTCGAGTTCAAGGGCGGTGTGACGGCCAGCTTCACCATGACCGCCTTCACCCGCGCACGGGGGCGCGAAACCCGAATTTTTGGCACGAAGGGTGAACTTTACGGCGACAGCCAAAAGATTGAGATCTATGATTTCCTAACAGGCGAAACCTCAGTGCTGGACACCGATATTGCCTCAGACGGCAGCATCCTCTCAGGGCACGGCGGCGGCGACGATGGGCTGATGGCGGCGTTTCTGACCGCAATAAGACGGAACGATCCTGGCTTGATTCTGAGTGGGCCACAGGAAACGCTGGAAAGCCATCTGATGGTTTTCGCTGCGGAGCGGGCGAGAGCGGGTGGGATGGTCGTGGACATGGATCCTACCGTTCTGAGCGTGGCAGAGCGGCGCGAATGA
- a CDS encoding alpha-glucosidase/alpha-galactosidase, translating to MTKIAIIGAGSAVFAQQMITDVLAIDGLDTGEFALIDIDPVRLEQGHELAELTVKRSGKLFTVTSSTNRLELLPGTDFVINTIEVSGLGNVRHDYDIPMNYGVDQCIGDTTGPGGVMKFLRTAPAWLGILRDIERLAPQAVVMSYTNPMSALVLLSVRASSLKVYGLCHSIQNTLAELAGYLNLPAAELTYRCAGVNHLSWFTELGWKGQDVMPKLRAAMLKPEIYEQDIIRFEMLKHFGAFPTESSGHFSEYVPYFRKRPDLLAQFTRPEYKGESGFYAHNWPRWRDEHQAQVADLIAREKAGETAIDMTRSPEFASNIIEGMVLDRPQQITCNLPNTRLIDNLSQDGVVEVGCTVDAQGIHPQPYGRLPEALAALNRSHMAVHSLLADSVIQENHDLAVQALMLDPLTAAVCSLDEIRAMFAELVEVEQADLPSYLRESVGV from the coding sequence ATGACCAAAATTGCTATTATCGGTGCCGGAAGCGCCGTCTTCGCCCAGCAGATGATCACCGACGTTCTCGCCATTGACGGCCTGGACACGGGTGAGTTCGCTTTAATCGACATTGACCCGGTGCGGCTCGAGCAGGGCCATGAACTCGCTGAACTGACGGTAAAGCGCAGTGGCAAGCTGTTCACGGTCACGTCATCCACAAACCGCCTGGAACTCCTGCCCGGCACCGATTTCGTTATCAATACCATCGAGGTTTCGGGGTTGGGCAATGTCCGGCACGACTATGACATTCCCATGAACTACGGCGTGGATCAGTGTATCGGCGACACCACCGGCCCCGGCGGCGTGATGAAGTTCCTGCGGACGGCCCCCGCCTGGCTGGGCATTCTGCGCGACATCGAGCGGCTGGCTCCACAGGCGGTGGTCATGAGTTACACCAACCCGATGAGCGCTTTGGTGCTGCTCTCGGTGCGGGCTTCCAGTCTCAAGGTCTATGGGCTGTGCCACTCCATTCAGAACACGCTGGCCGAGTTGGCCGGATACCTGAACCTGCCCGCCGCCGAGCTGACCTACCGCTGCGCCGGGGTCAATCACCTGTCGTGGTTTACCGAGCTGGGCTGGAAGGGCCAGGATGTGATGCCTAAACTTCGGGCGGCGATGCTGAAACCGGAAATCTACGAGCAGGACATCATCCGTTTCGAGATGCTCAAGCATTTCGGGGCCTTTCCCACCGAGTCCAGCGGGCATTTCTCGGAGTACGTGCCGTATTTCCGCAAACGCCCCGATCTGTTGGCGCAGTTTACTCGGCCCGAATACAAGGGCGAGAGTGGCTTCTACGCCCACAACTGGCCCCGCTGGCGCGATGAGCATCAGGCCCAGGTGGCCGATCTGATCGCCCGCGAGAAGGCTGGAGAAACCGCTATCGATATGACTCGTAGTCCGGAATTTGCCTCTAACATCATCGAAGGCATGGTGCTCGACCGCCCGCAGCAGATCACCTGCAATCTGCCAAACACCCGACTGATCGACAATTTGTCCCAGGACGGCGTAGTGGAGGTAGGCTGTACGGTAGACGCGCAGGGTATTCATCCACAGCCGTACGGACGCCTGCCTGAAGCGCTGGCCGCGCTGAACCGTTCGCACATGGCCGTTCACAGCCTGCTGGCCGACTCGGTCATTCAAGAAAACCACGACCTGGCCGTGCAGGCGCTGATGCTTGACCCCCTGACCGCCGCTGTCTGTTCACTAGACGAGATTCGCGCCATGTTCGCCGAACTGGTGGAAGTGGAGCAAGCCGACCTCCCCAGCTACCTGCGCGAATCGGTGGGCGTATGA
- a CDS encoding diguanylate cyclase yields MTGALARILVVDDNDSGRYVTVHTLKRAGYLVSEARSGAEALSLLVNTRAGMEHVDGADQMDFERPDLIVLDINMPDMDGFEVCRRIKADVGSAQIPVLMASASYLTAENTAYGLDLGADAYLAHPIEPSVLIATLRALLRVRAAEAEVRQLNLTLERRVLERTGELQRLSEELQVQVRELEERNTEAKVLSEMSEMLQACFSFSEIEQVVALHVALLFPGVPGKLYSYGASKDGLEELVAWNGKSTSTSLFGPEECWGLRRGRLFASVEGELNCHHHQTTGSTLCVPMLAQGDTVGLLYLERETAFPQRQQRLAQTVADMVALAMVNLRLRETLRQQSIRDPLTGLFNRRYLEETFERELRRSERKGEAIGLIMLDVDRFKVFNDTHGHEAGDVLLKALGGVLRESVRAEDVACRYGGEEFTLLLPGANQQQTFDRAEQIREAIVRLKVTNQGKVLEGVSASLGVATFPQHGRELAVLVRAADLALYRAKREGRNRVVNAE; encoded by the coding sequence ATGACCGGCGCTTTGGCACGCATTCTGGTGGTGGACGACAACGATTCAGGCCGATACGTCACGGTTCACACCCTCAAACGGGCAGGGTATCTGGTCAGTGAGGCCCGCAGCGGGGCTGAAGCGCTCAGTCTCCTTGTCAACACCAGAGCCGGTATGGAGCATGTCGACGGTGCAGATCAGATGGACTTTGAGAGACCGGACCTGATCGTTCTCGATATCAATATGCCCGATATGGACGGCTTCGAGGTTTGCCGCCGCATCAAGGCTGACGTTGGCTCCGCCCAAATCCCGGTTCTGATGGCCTCGGCTTCCTACCTGACGGCGGAGAACACCGCGTATGGTCTGGATCTCGGGGCGGACGCGTACCTAGCTCATCCTATCGAGCCGTCGGTGCTCATCGCCACGCTCCGGGCGCTGCTGCGGGTGCGGGCGGCCGAAGCGGAGGTGCGGCAACTCAACCTGACATTGGAGCGCCGGGTTCTGGAGCGTACCGGGGAACTTCAGCGGCTCAGCGAGGAATTGCAGGTACAGGTCAGGGAACTCGAAGAACGAAACACCGAAGCCAAGGTGCTCAGCGAGATGAGCGAGATGCTCCAGGCGTGCTTCAGCTTCAGCGAAATCGAGCAGGTCGTCGCTCTGCACGTCGCCCTCCTGTTCCCTGGCGTACCGGGGAAGCTGTACTCGTACGGCGCTTCCAAGGATGGCCTCGAGGAACTCGTCGCCTGGAACGGCAAGTCCACGAGCACGTCTCTGTTCGGGCCGGAGGAATGCTGGGGATTGAGACGCGGCCGGCTGTTCGCCTCGGTGGAGGGCGAACTGAACTGCCATCACCACCAGACCACCGGATCGACCCTGTGCGTTCCGATGCTCGCGCAGGGCGATACGGTCGGGCTGCTGTACCTCGAAAGGGAGACGGCATTCCCGCAACGGCAGCAGCGTCTGGCGCAGACGGTCGCGGACATGGTGGCGCTCGCGATGGTCAACCTGCGTCTCCGCGAGACGCTTCGGCAGCAGTCGATCAGAGATCCGTTGACCGGGCTGTTCAACAGGCGCTACTTGGAAGAGACCTTTGAGCGCGAGTTGCGCCGCTCCGAGCGCAAAGGTGAGGCGATCGGGCTGATCATGCTGGACGTCGACCGGTTCAAGGTGTTCAACGACACGCATGGACATGAGGCGGGCGACGTGCTGCTCAAAGCGTTGGGTGGGGTGCTCCGCGAGAGCGTGCGGGCAGAGGACGTCGCTTGCCGGTACGGAGGTGAGGAATTTACGTTGCTGCTGCCCGGGGCCAATCAGCAGCAGACATTCGACCGTGCTGAGCAGATCCGGGAAGCGATTGTCCGGTTAAAGGTCACGAATCAGGGCAAGGTTCTGGAGGGTGTGAGCGCCTCGCTGGGGGTAGCGACGTTCCCGCAACATGGGAGAGAACTGGCGGTGCTGGTGCGGGCCGCAGACCTGGCGCTGTACCGGGCGAAGCGCGAGGGCCGCAACCGCGTTGTGAACGCTGAGTAG